GCCTACACCGCATCTTTGTCTCAATACTCCAAAAGCAATGAACAATATCCAGAGATAGATGCCGAGAGCTGGAGTAGAAAAATAGAAGCAGAAATGCAACAGACCTCAACCCTTTTAAATGGGGATGATGTGGATGAAGCCCTTAAGATGGAAAGCCGTCTTGAGCCAGAAGATTCTTCCATTGAAGATATGCTTATGAAAAGAAAAACAGAGATTGAGGAAAACGAAATTGTTGACAGAAGAGATCCTGACAAGATTTCCCATCTAACGGAGCTTAAAAATATTCATGATATTCTGGAACTAATCTATGACGTGGCCAAAGAACAGAGAAAGGTCATTGAAAAATACAGAAGCGAAAAGCATGCTACTCCTCCACAATCGTAAAGCAGTAGTCATCAAAAAATTCCACTCTGGCCTTAAATTCATCTGAAAACTGCTCGTCATACACCCTACAGCTTATTTTATGAAGATGCTTCAGCTCAAATGGCTTCACTTCATAGTTTTTCTTTAAAGACCAATACTTGGAATGGTGGATCTTGTACATACTTTCCTTTACACTCCAGATAATGGTGTAAAAAGTATCCGCCTTATCCTTCGGAATAAAACCCCGCTCATTTTCATACGTGAATTTATCAATCACCCTTAAAATCTTAGGGTTGAATTTTTCCACATCTATTCCTATCTTATTTTTAGAAATAGCAATGGCTGCAAAAGGAAAAGAATGGGTAATGGAAATTTCTGCGTCATTGGGAGAAAGAAAAGGCTCCCTTTCCTTATATAAGATCTTGGATTGAGGTTTTAAACCTTTTAAAAGCTTACGTACCATCAATACCTCAAGCAATTTTTTAGGATGATAATCTTTTACTTTTTCGGCATTTTCCGGTTCCAGAAGTTCATTGATATCAAGTTCTTCACTTTCATCATACTTCCAAACAAGGATGGTGGCATTATCATCTGAAAAATCTCGGTAAAGGGGCATCGTTTTTTTATTCGATAAAAATAGTGAAAAGATGTGGAAAGAGAAAATGGATGAAAGAAGAGAAGATGAGAGCAGGAATCTGGAAGCTATGATCTGCCAATAGAAAAAGCTGTACAATTAGGTTAAAAAGAAATTAACCATTAACACAACGTCTAAATTCCTGCCCTTATTTTTTTATTTAGATTGATGGTTTGCATCATTTCGATGTTCAATAATCTCAAGATTTGAATTTACAAAATAGGCACTTCCAAATCCGTTTACGTAGGAACCTTTTACCGGCTGTAGAGCAATTAGGATAAAATCTCCCATTTCAGAAATAACATCTACTACTTTTCCGTGTGTTTCCTTAAGTTTTACAATAACATTATCCCATGTCTCTGAATCTCTTGCTATCTGAGAAGTTGTAGCTTCAAGCGTCAAACGTTCACGGGCATAGATCTGTTTTGTAGCAGATTCATCTTCAATAAACATTACAGAAGTTTTTCTTCCCTCTGAAAGGTTTTTCGTGTGTCTGGCCATGAAAGAAACCAAGATATAAAATGTCTGTTCTATCTGTACGAATGGTGCATAGCTGGAATTGGGATTTCCTTCAGCATCTACAGTAGCCAGCATTACACTTTTTGTATTGGCTATTAGTTCTTTTATTTTTGGAGCAACCGGTTTTGTTTTTTTCTCTGTATTGGTATGATTCATAAGATATTATTTATCATATAAAAGTATTTATTTATATTAAGACTAAATAACTTTTAATCATGTTTAATCTCATGAAATTGAAATTGATCTGTCGTTTTTTTATCTTAATTATAAATTGTAATTTTGCCTTTCGTTATCAACTGAATTTAAATATATTCATTACATATGAGTACTACAACACAATACGTTCCTTATAAAGTTAAGGATATCTCCCTTGCAGAATGGGGAAGAAAAGAAATTACCCTTGCAGAAGCAGAAATGCCAGGTTTGATGTCTATCCGTGAAGAATACGGACCATCTCAACCGCTTAAAGGAGCAAGAATTGCTGGATGTCTTCACATGACGATCCAAACAGCTGTGCTTATCGAGACATTGGTAGCTTTAGGAGCTGAAGTTACTTGGTCATCTTGTAATATTTTCTCTACACAGGATCACGCTGCTGCTGCTATTGCTGCTGCAGGAATTCCGGTTTATGCTTGGAAAGGATTAAATGAAGAGGAATTTGACTGGTGTATTGAGCAGACTTTATTCTTCGGTGAAGACAGAAAACCATTAAACATGATCTTGGATGATGGTGGAGATTTAACAAACATGGTTTTTGATAAATACCCTGAATTCACAAAAGATATCAAAGGACTTTCTGAAGAAACTACTACAGGAGTTCACAGACTTTACGAAAGAATGAAGAACGGAACTTTAGTAATGCCTGCTATCAACGTAAATGATTCTGTAACTAAATCTAAATTCGACAACAAATACGGATGTAAGGAATCTGCAGTAGATGCTGTAAGAAGAGCTACTGACGTAATGTTGGCAGGAAAAAGAGTGGTAGTTTGCGGATACGGAGACGTAGGTAAAGGTACTGCTGCTTCTTTCAGAGGTGCTGGTTCTATTGTTACAGTTACTGAAATTGACCCAATCTGTGCGCTTCAGGCTGCAATGGACGGTTATGAAGTAAAAAGATTAGATACTGTGGTAGACAATGCTGATATCATCATTACTACAACGGGTAACTTCAACATCGTAAGAGGAGAACACTTCCTTAAAATGAAAGATAAGGCTATCGTTTGTAACATCGGTCACTTCGATAACGAAATCGATATGGCTTGGTTAAACCAAAACTACGGTCAGACTAAATCTGAAGTGAAGCCTCAGGTTGATATCTATACAATCGAAGGAAAAGAAGTAATCATTTTAGCAGAAGGAAGACTAGTAAACCTAGGATGTGCTACAGGACACCCAAGTTTCGTAATGTCTAACTCTTTCTCTAACCAGACTTTGGCACAGATCGAGCTTTGGAACAACTCTGCAGCTTACGGAAACGAAGTATATATGCTACCTAAGCATTTAGATGAAAAAGTAGCTGCTTTACACCTTAAGAAATTAAGTGTAGAGCTTGAAACGCTTTCTCCTGAGCAAGCTGAATATATCGGAGTAGATGTAAAAGGGCCATTCAAGCCTGAGTACTACAGATACTAGGATTCATAAAAATATGATACAATCCCACTATTTTGAAATAGTGGGATTTTTTTATTTCCTAAACTTAATATATTCTTTA
This genomic interval from Chryseobacterium joostei contains the following:
- a CDS encoding pyridoxamine 5'-phosphate oxidase family protein, which gives rise to MNHTNTEKKTKPVAPKIKELIANTKSVMLATVDAEGNPNSSYAPFVQIEQTFYILVSFMARHTKNLSEGRKTSVMFIEDESATKQIYARERLTLEATTSQIARDSETWDNVIVKLKETHGKVVDVISEMGDFILIALQPVKGSYVNGFGSAYFVNSNLEIIEHRNDANHQSK
- the ahcY gene encoding adenosylhomocysteinase, with amino-acid sequence MSTTTQYVPYKVKDISLAEWGRKEITLAEAEMPGLMSIREEYGPSQPLKGARIAGCLHMTIQTAVLIETLVALGAEVTWSSCNIFSTQDHAAAAIAAAGIPVYAWKGLNEEEFDWCIEQTLFFGEDRKPLNMILDDGGDLTNMVFDKYPEFTKDIKGLSEETTTGVHRLYERMKNGTLVMPAINVNDSVTKSKFDNKYGCKESAVDAVRRATDVMLAGKRVVVCGYGDVGKGTAASFRGAGSIVTVTEIDPICALQAAMDGYEVKRLDTVVDNADIIITTTGNFNIVRGEHFLKMKDKAIVCNIGHFDNEIDMAWLNQNYGQTKSEVKPQVDIYTIEGKEVIILAEGRLVNLGCATGHPSFVMSNSFSNQTLAQIELWNNSAAYGNEVYMLPKHLDEKVAALHLKKLSVELETLSPEQAEYIGVDVKGPFKPEYYRY
- a CDS encoding 4'-phosphopantetheinyl transferase family protein produces the protein MPLYRDFSDDNATILVWKYDESEELDINELLEPENAEKVKDYHPKKLLEVLMVRKLLKGLKPQSKILYKEREPFLSPNDAEISITHSFPFAAIAISKNKIGIDVEKFNPKILRVIDKFTYENERGFIPKDKADTFYTIIWSVKESMYKIHHSKYWSLKKNYEVKPFELKHLHKISCRVYDEQFSDEFKARVEFFDDYCFTIVEE